The Salvelinus sp. IW2-2015 linkage group LG15, ASM291031v2, whole genome shotgun sequence genome includes a region encoding these proteins:
- the LOC111974473 gene encoding terminal nucleotidyltransferase 4B, whose protein sequence is MNAVSQVASAECICGPVAACVCYVLKVQVFGSFSTGLYLPTSDIDLVVFGNWENLPLWTLEEALRKKNVTDENSIKVLDKATVPIIKLTDFRTEVKVDISFNVKNGVNAALLIKDYKKKYPVLPKLVLVLKQFLLQRDLNEVFTGGIGSYSLFLMAVSFLQLHYREDACSPNANVGVLLIEFFELYGRHFNYLKTGIRIKDGGSYVAKDEIQKSTDLYRPSMLFIEDPLAPDNDVGRSSYGVLQVKQAFDYAYIVLNHAVSPIAKYYPNNESESILGRIIRVTQEVAEYRDWITKLWGPQSQNEPALNGNDVTLLVKPQRLDECNNNLTEEVTASRSKTSSNSSSLASSSSSTVSSSSDVDSDGTPCKTVKQLPGRGSSAHRESSGGVTNHRTQRHTTSTPTDNKGGKARLFRSSSKNTHHAQQNSSSSNIKSHPSSKPHYQGNSKKRKPQQHSEAQDLCR, encoded by the exons ATGAATGCTGTCAGCCAGGTTGCCTCTGCAGAGTGTATCTGTGGGCCTgttgctgcctgtgtgtgttatgtgttgaaG GTTCAAGTGTTTGGGAGTTTCAGCACGGGCCTCTATCTGCCAACCAG TGACATCGATCTGGTGGTGTTTGGGAACTGGGAAAACCTGCCCCTTTGGACCCTGGAAGAGGCCCTGCGGAAGAAAAACGTGACTGACGAGAACTCCATCAAAGTGCTGGACAAGGCCACg GTACCCATCATCAAGCTGACAGACTTCCGCACAGAGGTGAAGGTGGACATCAGCTTCAATGTGAAGAACGGAGTTAACGCTGCCCTTCTCATCAAAGACTACAAAAAG AAATACCCAGTGCTTCCGAAGTTGGTTCTGGTGCTGAAGCAGTTCCTTCTCCAGAGGGATCTGAACGAGGTTTTCACTGGAGGGATCGGCTCCTACAGCCTCTTCCTTATGGCTGTCAGCTTCCTGCAG CTTCACTACAGAGAAGATGCGTGCAGCCCCAATGCCAACGTGGGCGTTCTCCTTATAGAGTTCTTTGAGCTCTATGGGCGCCACTTCAACTACCTGAAGACGGGCATCCGGATCAAAGATGGCGGCAGCTACGTGGCCAAAGACGAGATTCAGAAGAGCACTGACCTCTACAGGCCCTCCATGCTCTTCATTGAGGACCCCCTAGCCCCAG ATAACGACGTTGGCCGCAGCTCATACGGTGTGTTGCAGGTGAAGCAGGCCTTTGACTATGCCTACATAGTGCTCAACCACGCCGTATCGCCCATCGCCAAGTACTACCCCAACAACGAGTCTGAGAG TATACTCGGCAGAATAATTCGGGTGACCCAGGAAGTGGCTGAATACAGGGACTGGATCACCAAGCTCTGGGGACCACAGTCTCAGAATGAACCTGCCCTGAATG GAAATGATGTCACACTGTTAGTGAAGCCTCAGCGGCTGGACGAGTGCAACAACAACCTGACGGAGGAGGTGACTGCATCTCGCAGCAAGAcctcctccaactcctcctcaTTAGCGTCATCCTCATCCTCCACGGTATCCAGTTCCAGCGACGTT GATTCTGACGGGACGCCCTGTAAGACAGTGAAGCAACTGCCTGGGCGGGGCTCCAGCGCCCACAGAGAATCCTCAGGTGGCGTGACCAATCACAGAACACAGAGGCACACCACCAGCACTCCTACTGACAACAAGGGGGGCAAG GCCAGGTTGTTCCGCTCGTCCAGTAAAAACACCCACCACGCACAGCAGAACTCGTCCTCATCCAACATCAAGAGCCACCCGAGCAGCAAGCCACACTACCAGGGCAACAGCAAGAAGAGGAAACCTCAGCAGCACTCCGAGGCCCAGGACCTCTGCAGATAG